A single Danio rerio strain Tuebingen ecotype United States chromosome 17, GRCz12tu, whole genome shotgun sequence DNA region contains:
- the LOC100329344 gene encoding putative E3 ubiquitin-protein ligase UBR7 isoform X2, with protein sequence MARRIDSKAVGNNWNVSGQENADGSDESGNEVGDMEVVCGNYEKWDMVKNNKRKKKRRNKSDESDSDRCSALEETVTVEYKGYVKRQAVFACHTCVQEGMEPAGVCLACVNSCHDGHRISELYTKRSFRCDCGNEKFPGFSCRLHANKDGRNVKNSYNHNYSGRYCSCDRPYPDTDDQVNDEMVQCVVCEDWFHEKHLQAPPLCCDSLTEMVCVGCMKRVPFLWTYAAHFSVSAVNSAVSSRETTAASVCCQQEAAAASADAGVCAASPLCSGSGVCVFTKLKDTETHTDQHGSVFWPYDWRSKLCTCTDCKRMYVASGVQFLLDESDTVLAYEDRAKTEALRSGGGVLSCLNTLTHQQQLDTLYRLNEMKQELCEFLQQCSEQSQLTPEGLQEFLEGLRDRKRRRLD encoded by the exons ATGGCAAGGCGGATAGACTCCAAGGCGGTTGGCAACAACTGGAATGTGAGTGGACAGGAGAATGCAGACGGAAGTGACGAATCAGGAAATGAAGTAGGAGATATGGAAGTAGTTTGCGGGAACTATGAAAAATGGGACATGGTTAAAAACAACAAACGGAAAAAGAAACGAAGAAATAAATCTGATGAAAGTGATTCGGATAGATGCTCAGCCCTAGAGGAAACGGTGACAGTGGAATACAAG ggttaTGTGAAGCGGCAGGCAGTGTTTGCGTGTCACACGTGTGTGCAGGAGGGCATGGAGCCGGCAGGTGTGTGTCTGGCGTGTGTGAACAGCTGTCATGATGGACACCGCATCAGCGAACTCTACACCaagag GAGTTTCCGCTGTGACTGTGGTAATGAGAAGTTCCCAGGCTTCAGCTGCAGGCTTCATGCG AACAAAGATGGGAGAAACGTGAAGAACTCCTACAACCACAACTACTCCGGCCGCTACTGCTCCTGTGACCGGCCGTACCCCGACACAGACGaccag gTGAATGATGAGATGGTGCAGTGTGTGGTGTGTGAGGACTGGTTCCATGAGAAG CACCTGCAGGCTCCTCCTCTGTGCTGTGATTCGCTGACGGAGATGGTGTGTGTGGGCTGCATGAAGCGAGTGCCGTTCCTCTGGACGTATGCGGCTCAtttctcag tgTCTGCTGTGAACAGTGCAGTGTCCTCCAGGGAAACAACTGCAGCGAGTGTGTGCTGTCAGCAGGAGGCAGCGGCGGCG tcTGCAGATGCAGGAGTGTGTGCTGCCTCTCCGCTGTGCTCTggatctggtgtgtgtgtgttcactaagctgaaggacacagaaacacacactgatcaGCACGGCTCCGTCTTCTGGCCCTACGACTGGAGGAGCAAACTCTGCACCTGCACCGACTGCaag cgGATGTATGTGGCGTCAGGTGTTCAGTTCCTGCTGGACGAGTCGGACACTGTGCTGGCGTATGAAGACAGAGCCAAGACTGAAGCGCTGAGGAGTGGAGGAGGAGTGCTGTCCTGTctgaacacactcacacaccagcAGCAGCTCGACACACTctaca GGCTGAATGAAATGAAGCAGGAGCTGTGCGAGTTTCTCCAGCAGTGCTCCGAGCAGAGTCAG ctCACTCCTGAGGGTCTGCAGGAGTTTCTGGAGGGTCTGCGGGACAGAAAGAGGAGACGGCTGGACTAA
- the LOC100329344 gene encoding putative E3 ubiquitin-protein ligase UBR7 isoform X4, with protein sequence MDQSAADELYEAFAVLAGSDPDHCSYPEGYVKRQAVFACHTCVQEGMEPAGVCLACVNSCHDGHRISELYTKRSFRCDCGNEKFPGFSCRLHANKDGRNVKNSYNHNYSGRYCSCDRPYPDTDDQVNDEMVQCVVCEDWFHEKHLQAPPLCCDSLTEMVCVGCMKRVPFLWTYAAHFSVSAVNSAVSSRETTAASVCCQQEAAAASADAGVCAASPLCSGSGVCVFTKLKDTETHTDQHGSVFWPYDWRSKLCTCTDCKRMYVASGVQFLLDESDTVLAYEDRAKTEALRSGGGVLSCLNTLTHQQQLDTLYRLNEMKQELCEFLQQCSEQSQLTPEGLQEFLEGLRDRKRRRLD encoded by the exons atggatcaATCTGCAGCAGATGAGCTTTATGAGGCGTTCGCTGTTCTGGCCGGAAGTGACCCCGATCACTGCTCTTacccagag ggttaTGTGAAGCGGCAGGCAGTGTTTGCGTGTCACACGTGTGTGCAGGAGGGCATGGAGCCGGCAGGTGTGTGTCTGGCGTGTGTGAACAGCTGTCATGATGGACACCGCATCAGCGAACTCTACACCaagag GAGTTTCCGCTGTGACTGTGGTAATGAGAAGTTCCCAGGCTTCAGCTGCAGGCTTCATGCG AACAAAGATGGGAGAAACGTGAAGAACTCCTACAACCACAACTACTCCGGCCGCTACTGCTCCTGTGACCGGCCGTACCCCGACACAGACGaccag gTGAATGATGAGATGGTGCAGTGTGTGGTGTGTGAGGACTGGTTCCATGAGAAG CACCTGCAGGCTCCTCCTCTGTGCTGTGATTCGCTGACGGAGATGGTGTGTGTGGGCTGCATGAAGCGAGTGCCGTTCCTCTGGACGTATGCGGCTCAtttctcag tgTCTGCTGTGAACAGTGCAGTGTCCTCCAGGGAAACAACTGCAGCGAGTGTGTGCTGTCAGCAGGAGGCAGCGGCGGCG tcTGCAGATGCAGGAGTGTGTGCTGCCTCTCCGCTGTGCTCTggatctggtgtgtgtgtgttcactaagctgaaggacacagaaacacacactgatcaGCACGGCTCCGTCTTCTGGCCCTACGACTGGAGGAGCAAACTCTGCACCTGCACCGACTGCaag cgGATGTATGTGGCGTCAGGTGTTCAGTTCCTGCTGGACGAGTCGGACACTGTGCTGGCGTATGAAGACAGAGCCAAGACTGAAGCGCTGAGGAGTGGAGGAGGAGTGCTGTCCTGTctgaacacactcacacaccagcAGCAGCTCGACACACTctaca GGCTGAATGAAATGAAGCAGGAGCTGTGCGAGTTTCTCCAGCAGTGCTCCGAGCAGAGTCAG ctCACTCCTGAGGGTCTGCAGGAGTTTCTGGAGGGTCTGCGGGACAGAAAGAGGAGACGGCTGGACTAA
- the LOC100329344 gene encoding putative E3 ubiquitin-protein ligase UBR7 isoform X1 produces MARRIDSKAVGNNWNVSGQENADGSDESGNEVGDMEVVCGNYEKWDMVKNNKRKKKRRNKSDESDSDRCSALEETVTVEYKGYVKRQAVFACHTCVQEGMEPAGVCLACVNSCHDGHRISELYTKRSFRCDCGNEKFPGFSCRLHANKDGRNVKNSYNHNYSGRYCSCDRPYPDTDDQVNDEMVQCVVCEDWFHEKHLQAPPLCCDSLTEMVCVGCMKRVPFLWTYAAHFSVSAVNSAVSSRETTAASVCCQQEAAAASADAGVCAASPLCSGSGVCVFTKLKDTETHTDQHGSVFWPYDWRSKLCTCTDCKRMYVASGVQFLLDESDTVLAYEDRAKTEALRSGGGVLSCLNTLTHQQQLDTLYRLNEMKQELCEFLQQCSEQSQQLTPEGLQEFLEGLRDRKRRRLD; encoded by the exons ATGGCAAGGCGGATAGACTCCAAGGCGGTTGGCAACAACTGGAATGTGAGTGGACAGGAGAATGCAGACGGAAGTGACGAATCAGGAAATGAAGTAGGAGATATGGAAGTAGTTTGCGGGAACTATGAAAAATGGGACATGGTTAAAAACAACAAACGGAAAAAGAAACGAAGAAATAAATCTGATGAAAGTGATTCGGATAGATGCTCAGCCCTAGAGGAAACGGTGACAGTGGAATACAAG ggttaTGTGAAGCGGCAGGCAGTGTTTGCGTGTCACACGTGTGTGCAGGAGGGCATGGAGCCGGCAGGTGTGTGTCTGGCGTGTGTGAACAGCTGTCATGATGGACACCGCATCAGCGAACTCTACACCaagag GAGTTTCCGCTGTGACTGTGGTAATGAGAAGTTCCCAGGCTTCAGCTGCAGGCTTCATGCG AACAAAGATGGGAGAAACGTGAAGAACTCCTACAACCACAACTACTCCGGCCGCTACTGCTCCTGTGACCGGCCGTACCCCGACACAGACGaccag gTGAATGATGAGATGGTGCAGTGTGTGGTGTGTGAGGACTGGTTCCATGAGAAG CACCTGCAGGCTCCTCCTCTGTGCTGTGATTCGCTGACGGAGATGGTGTGTGTGGGCTGCATGAAGCGAGTGCCGTTCCTCTGGACGTATGCGGCTCAtttctcag tgTCTGCTGTGAACAGTGCAGTGTCCTCCAGGGAAACAACTGCAGCGAGTGTGTGCTGTCAGCAGGAGGCAGCGGCGGCG tcTGCAGATGCAGGAGTGTGTGCTGCCTCTCCGCTGTGCTCTggatctggtgtgtgtgtgttcactaagctgaaggacacagaaacacacactgatcaGCACGGCTCCGTCTTCTGGCCCTACGACTGGAGGAGCAAACTCTGCACCTGCACCGACTGCaag cgGATGTATGTGGCGTCAGGTGTTCAGTTCCTGCTGGACGAGTCGGACACTGTGCTGGCGTATGAAGACAGAGCCAAGACTGAAGCGCTGAGGAGTGGAGGAGGAGTGCTGTCCTGTctgaacacactcacacaccagcAGCAGCTCGACACACTctaca GGCTGAATGAAATGAAGCAGGAGCTGTGCGAGTTTCTCCAGCAGTGCTCCGAGCAGAGTCAG cagctCACTCCTGAGGGTCTGCAGGAGTTTCTGGAGGGTCTGCGGGACAGAAAGAGGAGACGGCTGGACTAA
- the LOC100329344 gene encoding putative E3 ubiquitin-protein ligase UBR7 isoform X3 — translation MDQSAADELYEAFAVLAGSDPDHCSYPEGYVKRQAVFACHTCVQEGMEPAGVCLACVNSCHDGHRISELYTKRSFRCDCGNEKFPGFSCRLHANKDGRNVKNSYNHNYSGRYCSCDRPYPDTDDQVNDEMVQCVVCEDWFHEKHLQAPPLCCDSLTEMVCVGCMKRVPFLWTYAAHFSVSAVNSAVSSRETTAASVCCQQEAAAASADAGVCAASPLCSGSGVCVFTKLKDTETHTDQHGSVFWPYDWRSKLCTCTDCKRMYVASGVQFLLDESDTVLAYEDRAKTEALRSGGGVLSCLNTLTHQQQLDTLYRLNEMKQELCEFLQQCSEQSQQLTPEGLQEFLEGLRDRKRRRLD, via the exons atggatcaATCTGCAGCAGATGAGCTTTATGAGGCGTTCGCTGTTCTGGCCGGAAGTGACCCCGATCACTGCTCTTacccagag ggttaTGTGAAGCGGCAGGCAGTGTTTGCGTGTCACACGTGTGTGCAGGAGGGCATGGAGCCGGCAGGTGTGTGTCTGGCGTGTGTGAACAGCTGTCATGATGGACACCGCATCAGCGAACTCTACACCaagag GAGTTTCCGCTGTGACTGTGGTAATGAGAAGTTCCCAGGCTTCAGCTGCAGGCTTCATGCG AACAAAGATGGGAGAAACGTGAAGAACTCCTACAACCACAACTACTCCGGCCGCTACTGCTCCTGTGACCGGCCGTACCCCGACACAGACGaccag gTGAATGATGAGATGGTGCAGTGTGTGGTGTGTGAGGACTGGTTCCATGAGAAG CACCTGCAGGCTCCTCCTCTGTGCTGTGATTCGCTGACGGAGATGGTGTGTGTGGGCTGCATGAAGCGAGTGCCGTTCCTCTGGACGTATGCGGCTCAtttctcag tgTCTGCTGTGAACAGTGCAGTGTCCTCCAGGGAAACAACTGCAGCGAGTGTGTGCTGTCAGCAGGAGGCAGCGGCGGCG tcTGCAGATGCAGGAGTGTGTGCTGCCTCTCCGCTGTGCTCTggatctggtgtgtgtgtgttcactaagctgaaggacacagaaacacacactgatcaGCACGGCTCCGTCTTCTGGCCCTACGACTGGAGGAGCAAACTCTGCACCTGCACCGACTGCaag cgGATGTATGTGGCGTCAGGTGTTCAGTTCCTGCTGGACGAGTCGGACACTGTGCTGGCGTATGAAGACAGAGCCAAGACTGAAGCGCTGAGGAGTGGAGGAGGAGTGCTGTCCTGTctgaacacactcacacaccagcAGCAGCTCGACACACTctaca GGCTGAATGAAATGAAGCAGGAGCTGTGCGAGTTTCTCCAGCAGTGCTCCGAGCAGAGTCAG cagctCACTCCTGAGGGTCTGCAGGAGTTTCTGGAGGGTCTGCGGGACAGAAAGAGGAGACGGCTGGACTAA